The Henningerozyma blattae CBS 6284 chromosome 7, complete genome region CTACAACAACACCCTTAGCCCAACCAGACAAAGTTTCAAAGAATGAGCCTTTATCGAATAACCCGTATTCAAATCCGTTTGGGCCATCGCGACCTTCAATCATCCATCTGACATCATAAGGAGCTTTATCACCTGGTGGGCAATAATCAACAGATCTATCCCACTTATCATCCGATTCCAGAATTGGAACTGGCATATTACGTTTGGCGGGAATATAGGACAACCACTTCATAATTTGTTGAACAGCAGCTAAATCGTCGGGAGCAGTCAAATGAGAGACACCATTATTGTACATGATTTGAGTACCACCTAATTGCAAGTTGGATGTGTAAACTTCCTTACCTAGAACCTTATTAATGGCAGGAGCACCTGTTAAAATAATTGGTTGACCTTCAATTTGAATGGCTCTTTGACCTAACCTAACCAAATAAGCACCAATACCGACAGATCTACATGTGACTAAAGTAATGGTGAAAATATCAGTGTATGCTCTTGAAGTTGCACCAGCGATTAAACCAGAACCTCTCAAACATTCTACACCTAACCCATCTTCTGAACCAATAATTGTTTTGATAACATGTCTTTGTTCACCATTTTCCACAATTGGCTCAGTAACAACAGATCCTTCTTTACCgtatttctttaattcttcaatgcCAGAATCATTTAAGTACAGATACTTGAAACCCTTGGCTTCAGAAGTTGGATCATTCCAAGCAACTTGGTACAATGGAACCAATTCATCAGCAATACCAATTCTAGCACCAGAATTTGCAGATAAGTAAATTCTTGGAATACCCAACTTTCTAGCATATTCGGTGactttattaaagaattcatCTTCTTGTGGACCAAAAGACCCAATTTTGAAGGTGATATCATTAGCAACAATAACAAATTGACGGCCACGAGGGTATTCAGGAGTCTTGACAGTAACTTTGAAAGCAACCATACCAATGTTGTTTGCACCAGCTTCACGTTCGACTTCAGCTAATTCaccattttcatcttcGATCAATTCGTTAGCAACAAAGAAATCATCATCTAATTTAACCTTTGGAGAATGTTTAGTCCATTCTAAAACTGCAGCTTGATGGAATAATTCAGGGAAATCGTATACATAAGTAGTACCCATTAAATGAGCCTTGTAACGTTTTGGTTGTAGCCATTCTTTGACAGGGTATGGAGTAGCAATTGGTCTTAAATGCATAGAACCTGGTTTACCCAAAGACTTGAAAACCCATTCACCTTTAGCATTCTTAATTTCAATGTACAATTCACTCTTGACAACATAACCAGaaacattattaattagAGCACGTAATGGTACTGGAGCACCTGTTTCTGGAtctttgatgatgatacGGATTTCAGCAGAAGTAACACGTAATCTCATTAATCTCTTACCGAATCTACCCAAGAAACCACCAAAAGCGGCTTCAACATCTTCTGGAGAAACATCAAAGACTGCAGAGAAGTGAATGAAAATATGGTTCAAGTCGGAATTAGAAGTATCTAAGATTTCTAAGTTGTCTAAGATATCACTCATTAATCTATGAGCTTCAGAAGTCAAATATTCTTGAATTGATACATCTTCACGAATGCTACCTGTTCTAATTATACCTCTTGtgaaaaatcttttatCTAATGGAGATGTCTTACTAACAGCTTCATAGACAtgaatatttctattttcagTAAAGATTGGTTTGATATCAAAATTGGCCATTCTACCCAATTCTAATTGGAAAGCCAAAGCAGGTTCAATATGACGAATAGTTTCATCTTCAGAATAGTTTGGACCCTTAAAGGTATAATACTTTGGATAAGAACCATCATCGAAACCAAACAAGAAAGTAATACGACGGATACCTGACTTTACTAGTACTTGTTTgtttaaattcaatatttcaCTTAATCTCTTCAAAACATCAGTCTCAGAAGAAAACCCTTCAGTAGAATGTACGTAAACATTGATAATGTTACTTAAAGATGTTGGATTGTTTGATGATCTATCTGGAGCTGGGCCAGCGGAGTTTCCGGTATTATGATGATGTTTTGGAATAACATCAACACTTTGGGTGATAGCATCATCTACGTCATCTAAATGATCGACAGCTGATAGAATACCAGTTCTTAATGGGGCATTTTCACTATCGACAACATAAGATAAATCAGAAACAGAAACAGCTCTATTCATaccaaatttatttttaactaaTGGGATTGCAGAGAATGCGGCAGAAGGTAACTGGAATTTCCATTCACAAATTGGGTTATTGGTACCATCATGAACTTTAACATCTGCAACAGTGTAAGCTCTATACGCACGACGTACATAAACCTGAGCAGCAGCAGCACAAACTGAGTGATCAGAATGGTTTAAGAAAGGTGTTAAAACATCAAAAACAACATATTTTGAATCAATCAAATCTTTCAATACTTCCAAGTCTGGTTCAGAACGTTTAGGATGGGTATCACCATAAGCAGTTTTAACAACTGAGGATTTCAAGATGTGTTCAATCTGTTCAGTTCTTTCCTTAACAGAAGGTAGTGCACCTTGAATTAAGATTTCTCTTGCCTGTAAAGCTACTTTAGCAGTAGCTTTGGATTCTAATTCTACAATATGTTGCAAAGGATCAGCAATAATACTTGCAATATCAGAAGATAATTTACATAGAGGTTGGTAGTGTTTTAGAATGGCCaagattaaattatttttggcAGATATTCTTGAATGAGATAAAACTATTAATACAACTTTATCTAAATCATCAGGGTTTTCATCACGTAATTTTAAGATAACATTTTCTTCCCTAACGTTTGGACcgttaaataatttttcaacattGTAATATTCTTCCAATAATTTCACAAATATGGAATGTTCATGATGTTCCAAGCCATTTTCAAATCTCTTTGtaatatctaataatggTTCAATAGTTGTCttaaaaagtaaaatatcAGATTCCGGTATTTTTTCAGAACGTTGTTTTTCAACTTCCAAATCTAgcattttcttcaattgtCTAGCTGGGAACACGGCATTACGCTTTAGAGATCTATCGACTAATTCATTAAGCTGTTCATCTAATTTAATTGGTAATCTAGAATGTAAAGCAGATACTTGCGATTGCCATTCTGAATAAGGTAAAGTAGGATCTCTTAATACATGgatcaattgatttaaagTAGCATCCATTACAACTTGATTATCATAaccttttaaaatattttgtagaGTTGAGATTAAGAATTTGAACTTTTGAACAGGTTTCTTACCTTGAATATTTGGAGAACCGAAGTCCGGTAGCATTCCTTCGAATGGCAAGGCATGTTTAACTTTTGATGGGTCGTCTAGTGTTAAAATGGCAATGATATCACCTGCGGATATGGTTGAACCAGGTTGTTTTAGTAGTTGAACGATACCAGATTCTTGAGCTATTAAGGgcatttgcattttcaTAACTTCAACTTCGGCATAAGCTTCACCTGAATTAATATGATCACCGTTTTCAactaaatatttaactaaTTTACCTGGAGATGGAGTACGTAATTGTGTTGGATCATTTTCTACTTCTAATAAGGTAGTCATTGAGTCTACTGATAATCTTGTTGAAGCAACTTCATCTTTCCAATAGATGGTATGTGATTTCCCACCAATAGCGATTAGCAAACCACCATCAGATAATTTATGAACAGATACTTCACATTTGGAACCATTGATGAAAAGAGTATATAAGTCATCAGCAGATTTGGCTACGGTAAATTTGAAGCGTTTTCCTTCATGAATAAACTCTATTGGAAACATTGTTTGTAGAAGAACACTGGAAGAAACTTGACCTCTCCTCAAAGATtctatatattcattacaATTGGTTTCAGAAGCGATGAAAGCTTTAGTTGCAGCACCACAGATTACAGCCAAAGTAGGATCTGGTTTTTCGGCAGTCATTTTATGTAAAATCAAATCATCTAGCCAGCCAGTTGTAATGGTATTATCTTCGAAATCTTCGGTTTCTAATAACTTAATCAAATATTCCACAGTGGTCCTAAAGTCACCCCTAAtagataattcttttaagGCGACAACCATATGTTTTCTAGAAGCTTGTCTATTTTCACCAAAGGCAAAGATATGACCGAATTGAGAATCAGAGAATGAATGAATGTTACCATTGTTACCCACAGAGAAATAACCCCAAACATTTGAAGATGAACggaaatttaattcatgtAATGAACCACCGGATGGTTTAAAACCTTCATTTGGATCTTCAGAAGTGATACGGCACGCAGTACAATGGCCCTTTGGAACAGGTTTTCTTTGAATCTTTTTGGATTCTTCAGTGGAGAAATCAAAGTCAATTTCTGTAGAAGTATGAGGATTCAAACCATAAAGGACtctaatatctttaattctATGTAATGGAATACCCATAGCGATTTGTAATTGGGCAGCAGGTAAGTTTACGCCACTAACCATTTCAGTAGTTGGATGCTCCACTTGTAATCTTGGATTTAATTCTAAGAAATAGAACTTTTCATCTTCGTGACTATACAGATATTCCACAGTACCAGCTGATACGTAACCAACCAATTTCCCCAGTCTTACAGCAGCTTTTTCCATTTCAGTAAAAGTTATAGGTTTAGCAATCGTAACTGGTGCTTCTTCAATAATCTTTTGATGTCTTCTTTGAACAGAACAATCTCTACCgaataaagatatattgTTACCGTATTGATCGGCTAATAATTGGACTTCTAAATGACGAGCCCTACCTGCTAATTTCATAATAAAGATTGGAGAACCTGGAATTTCATTCATAGCTTGATTATAAAGCGATATGAAATCTTCCTCACGTTCTACTTGTCTAATACCTTTACCACCACCACCTTCAGAAGCTTTGATCATTACCGGGAAACCAATCTTTTTAGCCTTCTCAAGACCATCTTCTGGAGAAGAACAGCACCCTTGTTGATAAATATCGTCATCTACAGACACTAGACCTGTCTTTGAATCAATATGAACGGTATCCACGCCAGTCCCAGACCATGGGATACAAGGAACTTTTGCATGTTGTGCAACAATTGTAGAGGAAATTTTATCACCTAATGAACGCATGGCACTACCTGGAGGaccaataaataatatttttctatgAGATTGTGCCAATTTTTCAGGTAAATGAGGGTTTTCAGAAGCATGACCCCAACCAGCCCAAACGGCATCTACATCGGTTCTTTCAGCGATATCCACAATTAAATCTACATTAGCataattgttgttatttGTTCCTCCTGGAACTTCGATGAATTGATCAGCCattctaatatattctGAATTTGCCTTTAAATCATCTGGAGTTGCCATAACTACGAATTGAATGATACGATCATTACCAAATGTTTCATAAGACCATTTTCTAATGGACCTAATTTCCTTTACAGCAGCAATACCATTGTTAGCAATTAAGATCTTGGAAATAATCGAATGACCTTCATGAGAAGCGATGAAATCTTTCAAAGGAGATTCATCATTAGATTTGGCAATAGTATTAAACccaataaaatttgaaggTAAAGTGGAATGTTTTGCAATATAACtcatatttgaataaaaccTTTTGTTGCTAATAAATACagatcttttaaaaaataataaagaggTATTATTGAAGTAGTAGTGCTTATAGGAGGAAGAAAACtttaatacttttattgaataatttctaataatcTTTAAAGTAGTTAATGGTAGTTAGAATAATGgaattaattaaacaaaGTCGAAGAATAATAACAGATGTGGGGGAGGACGAAAGGATTAATGAGtttaaaatggaaaaaaaaattaaagaaaaaaatattggtaattgaagaagaaataaaacaaaagaaaaaatattaatatgatatcaaaaaatatatttttatttgtaatttaataggattaaggaaaaaaataatggaagaaataaaataaagagtaattaattaaaag contains the following coding sequences:
- the TBLA0G01810 gene encoding uncharacterized protein (similar to Saccharomyces cerevisiae HFA1 (YMR207C) and ACC1 (YNR016C); ancestral locus Anc_6.311), which gives rise to MSYIAKHSTLPSNFIGFNTIAKSNDESPLKDFIASHEGHSIISKILIANNGIAAVKEIRSIRKWSYETFGNDRIIQFVVMATPDDLKANSEYIRMADQFIEVPGGTNNNNYANVDLIVDIAERTDVDAVWAGWGHASENPHLPEKLAQSHRKILFIGPPGSAMRSLGDKISSTIVAQHAKVPCIPWSGTGVDTVHIDSKTGLVSVDDDIYQQGCCSSPEDGLEKAKKIGFPVMIKASEGGGGKGIRQVEREEDFISLYNQAMNEIPGSPIFIMKLAGRARHLEVQLLADQYGNNISLFGRDCSVQRRHQKIIEEAPVTIAKPITFTEMEKAAVRLGKLVGYVSAGTVEYLYSHEDEKFYFLELNPRLQVEHPTTEMVSGVNLPAAQLQIAMGIPLHRIKDIRVLYGLNPHTSTEIDFDFSTEESKKIQRKPVPKGHCTACRITSEDPNEGFKPSGGSLHELNFRSSSNVWGYFSVGNNGNIHSFSDSQFGHIFAFGENRQASRKHMVVALKELSIRGDFRTTVEYLIKLLETEDFEDNTITTGWLDDLILHKMTAEKPDPTLAVICGAATKAFIASETNCNEYIESLRRGQVSSSVLLQTMFPIEFIHEGKRFKFTVAKSADDLYTLFINGSKCEVSVHKLSDGGLLIAIGGKSHTIYWKDEVASTRLSVDSMTTLLEVENDPTQLRTPSPGKLVKYLVENGDHINSGEAYAEVEVMKMQMPLIAQESGIVQLLKQPGSTISAGDIIAILTLDDPSKVKHALPFEGMLPDFGSPNIQGKKPVQKFKFLISTLQNILKGYDNQVVMDATLNQLIHVLRDPTLPYSEWQSQVSALHSRLPIKLDEQLNELVDRSLKRNAVFPARQLKKMLDLEVEKQRSEKIPESDILLFKTTIEPLLDITKRFENGLEHHEHSIFVKLLEEYYNVEKLFNGPNVREENVILKLRDENPDDLDKVVLIVLSHSRISAKNNLILAILKHYQPLCKLSSDIASIIADPLQHIVELESKATAKVALQAREILIQGALPSVKERTEQIEHILKSSVVKTAYGDTHPKRSEPDLEVLKDLIDSKYVVFDVLTPFLNHSDHSVCAAAAQVYVRRAYRAYTVADVKVHDGTNNPICEWKFQLPSAAFSAIPLVKNKFGMNRAVSVSDLSYVVDSENAPLRTGILSAVDHLDDVDDAITQSVDVIPKHHHNTGNSAGPAPDRSSNNPTSLSNIINVYVHSTEGFSSETDVLKRLSEILNLNKQVLVKSGIRRITFLFGFDDGSYPKYYTFKGPNYSEDETIRHIEPALAFQLELGRMANFDIKPIFTENRNIHVYEAVSKTSPLDKRFFTRGIIRTGSIREDVSIQEYLTSEAHRLMSDILDNLEILDTSNSDLNHIFIHFSAVFDVSPEDVEAAFGGFLGRFGKRLMRLRVTSAEIRIIIKDPETGAPVPLRALINNVSGYVVKSELYIEIKNAKGEWVFKSLGKPGSMHLRPIATPYPVKEWLQPKRYKAHLMGTTYVYDFPELFHQAAVLEWTKHSPKVKLDDDFFVANELIEDENGELAEVEREAGANNIGMVAFKVTVKTPEYPRGRQFVIVANDITFKIGSFGPQEDEFFNKVTEYARKLGIPRIYLSANSGARIGIADELVPLYQVAWNDPTSEAKGFKYLYLNDSGIEELKKYGKEGSVVTEPIVENGEQRHVIKTIIGSEDGLGVECLRGSGLIAGATSRAYTDIFTITLVTCRSVGIGAYLVRLGQRAIQIEGQPIILTGAPAINKVLGKEVYTSNLQLGGTQIMYNNGVSHLTAPDDLAAVQQIMKWLSYIPAKRNMPVPILESDDKWDRSVDYCPPGDKAPYDVRWMIEGRDGPNGFEYGLFDKGSFFETLSGWAKGVVVGRARLGGIPMGVIAVSTQTVETIIPADPANPDSTETLVQEAGQVWYPNSAFKTAQAIKDFNHGEQLPLMILANWRGFSGGQRDMFNEVLKYGSFIVDALVEYKQPIFIYIPPTGELRGGSWVVVDPTINPEQMEMYADVDSRAGVLEPEGMVGIKYRREKLLSTMARLDKKYRDLKEQLMNSKLSTEEHQELSKKLSLREKQLYPVYSQISVQFADLHDRTGRMLAKDTIRKELEWSESRRFFFWRLRRRLNEEYLIRRLDKELKTSSRLEKMARLRSWYSKDITIEDDKSVAVWIEENYHVVEEKLKGLKLEKFAQELAKSIRNDHDNSIIGLSEVLKMLSAEDKEKLSKSLV